Below is a window of Gammaproteobacteria bacterium DNA.
CGGCGGCGCCAGGTTCGGCATGACCAGCGCGCGGGCAAAACGGCGGGCGCTGTCCGCGGCCACCGCCGCCAATTGCGCGCCGTCGCGCAGGTGCAAATGCCAATCGTCCGGCCTGGTAATCGTGAGGGTTTGCCCCGTTTCCACCCCTGCCTCCAACCCCTGCCTCCATTGCCCGTCCCAAGCCGCGGGCCGTGCCGGAGAATGCGCTAGTGCCGTCTGAAGATGATGATGCTATAATCATACACGAAACAGTGGCGGGAAACGGGGATTCAGAACCCGGGAGGATGAACGCATGGCACTGCAACTTGGAGACACCGCGCCGGATTTCACGGCGGAAACCACGGAAGGGAGCATACGGTTCCACGAATGGATTGGGGATCAATGGGCCGTCCTGTTCTCGCACCCCAAGGACTTTACCCCGGTGTGCACTACCGAACTGGGCGAGGCATCGCGGCTGAAAGGGGAATTCGAGAAACGCGGCGTAAAGCTGATCGGGCTGAGCGTGGACGATGTGAACGCTCATCGCAAGTGGGCGGAAGACATCCGCGAGACCCAGCGCCAGGAGCTGAACTTTCCCTTGATCGGCGACAAGGGCGGCGCCGTCGCCGATCTGTACGGCATGATCCATCCCAAGGCGAACGACACCCTGACGGTGCGCTCGGTATTCGTGATCTCGCCCGACCGGAAGATCCGGCTGATGATCACCTACCCTGCCAGCACCGGCCGCGACTTCGACGAGATCCTG
It encodes the following:
- a CDS encoding peroxiredoxin codes for the protein MALQLGDTAPDFTAETTEGSIRFHEWIGDQWAVLFSHPKDFTPVCTTELGEASRLKGEFEKRGVKLIGLSVDDVNAHRKWAEDIRETQRQELNFPLIGDKGGAVADLYGMIHPKANDTLTVRSVFVISPDRKIRLMITYPASTGRDFDEILRVIDSLQLTSRFQVATPVNWRSGEDVIIVPSVSDEEARKKFPEGWEAPRPYLRIVKQPRS